GGTCTTTGTAGGATTGCGCCCCCTGGATGTCCTGCGGCTGGAACTCGTACCATTTTGTCGTATGTGCGTACATGTTCTGAATAGTGTCAAAGCCTGTAGGGAACACCTGTTGACCGTATTTCGCAAAAGCCGGATCGTTGTAATAGTACGTACGACGGATATTGTAAGGTGAATTACGCATATCGGTTTTCTCGTACAGTTCGTACGTCCACCAGTTAGTAGGCCTGATTCTGCCGATACCGCGGCCCCCGAGGGAATCACATACTTTCATGCCCTGCACGTTCACATAGAAAGGTCCCCATTCGCGACGGCGCTGGTCAAAATCTGACGCGCCACCAGGGATATTGTATTGCTGCTCGATCACCCAGATCGCTTCAGTATTGCCCTGGCTGCGGCGCATATTGCCGTAGGTGAACATGTCCGCGAAAGGATCACCGGGCAGCGATGCTTTTACACCGTAACGGTTGGTGATGAGACTGAAAAATTTGCTGTCAATGATCCTTTTGGCGGCAGCTTCCGCTTCAACAGGTTTGTTGGCACGCAGCAGCGCTTCTGCCAACAGCTGTGACGCGGCGAATTTATTGATACGCCCCTGTTTCTTTACGCTGGCCGGATCTGGCAGATTAGCTTCTGCAAAAGTGAGGTCGCTGATAATGAAATCTATCACCTCCGCTTCGGAAGCCCGGGTATAATCCGTACGTGGCACCGTTACCGGCTCTTTGATAATGGGCACGCCGCCAAAGAGAATAGACAGCTGGTTATAGGCATATGCCCGGAAGAAGCTGGCCTCTGCTTTGTAAAAGGCGCGCTGCTGGTCGGTAAGCGTAGCCTTCGGATTGCCGGCATTAATGATGATATTGTTCGCTGCGTTGATCACGCGGTAGTTCCAGTTCCAGACGGTAGACAGGGAGCCGGTTTGTGGATTAAGGTTGCGGTAATCTTCGTAAGGCGCCTGCACCGCGTTGGGCTGACCGGTAATGGCCATGTCTGTGCCTACGTAAAAAGTGGCCAGCAGGCCCTGCGTGTTGCCGTAATCGTTACGAACAATACTTTGTAAGCCGGTACTGGCGGCTTCAAATCCCAGTTCATCCACCAGTGTGTTGTCTGGCGCGTACTTGGATTTTAGCTCTTCATCGAGAAAGTGTTTGCTGCAGGATGTTACGCCGGTGATCACCAGGCCTGCCAGCAAAATGCCATATATATAAGATGATTTCTTCATTGTCTTACCTGTTTAAAATTACAGACTGATGTTAACGCCAAATACGATAGTGGCTGTCAGCGGATAAAAGTCGGAGCTCTGAGATCCGCCTCCCTGGCCGTTGTTCAGGCGGGTAGCGCTGGAGGTGGCTGATGTAGGCGCTGTTTCCGGGTCCCAGCCAACCCATTTGGTAAAAGTGCCCAGGTTCCGGCCACTGAGGTACATCATCAGGTTACCGATTTTATAGCGTTCCAGCTTTTTCTTATCGAATGTATAGCTGAAGGTGACGTCTTTAATGCGGATAAAGGAAGCATCGTTGGCATACTTATACCCTTTAGGGTTGTTATAGATCAGTGACGGGTTGGTGTTGATCTTGTTTTCTGACGTCCAGTAGGGTATTTCAGCGGGCAGGTTTACCGTCCCGCCCTGGTCGCGGTTATCCAGGATATAATTGGAACGGAGCACGCCATGTACGTCCTGGATAAAAATATTCAGCGAGAAGTTTTTATAGGTAAACGTATTGGTGAGGCCGGCGATGTATTTGGGTAATTGAGAGCCCAGGTAAGAGCGGTCGGCCGCATCTATTTTACCATTACCGTCCAGGTCTTTGAACTTGATATAGCCGGCTTTTGCGCCCGGGTCTATCTTCATATCCTCGCCTTCCTGCCAGATACCAATCATGGTATAATCGTATATGCCTAACAGTGATTTACCAATGAACAGGTTGTTGCCGATGTCATCTTTATTATCTCCATAAAGTGATACCACTTTGTTTTTGTTGAAGGAGATATTGAAAGATGTCTGCCATGTGAAATTATCCGATTGGACGTTACGGCTGTTGAGTAATATTTCAATGCCTTTGTTGGCTGTTTTGCCGATGTTGTCGAACACGGAAGTATAACCGCTGACAGCTGGTATCTTCCGGCTCAGCAGCAGATCGTAGGTATTGGTGCTGTATGCCTCGATGGTACCGCTTAAGCGGCTGTTCCACAGGGAGAAGTCGATGCCCACGTTGAAGCCTTTGGTGGTTTCCCATTTGAGGTTAGGGTTGCCAAGGGTGTCGGGCACTACGCCGATGGTAGTTACACCGTCATAGATGTATTGCGCGGTATTCATTCTTGTCAGCGTCTGATAGGCGCCGATGGCCTGGTTACCGGATTTGCCGTAGGAAGCACGCAGTTTCAGCTGAGAGATCACCGGTGCGGTGGCCGCCATGAATTTTTCGTTGTGTACGTTCCACCCTACCGCTACGGAAGGGAATACGCCGTATTTGTTGTTTTTGCCAAAGCCGGAGAACCCATCGCGACGGATAGTGGCAGTCACGAGGTAGCGGCTGTCGTAGGTATAGTTGGCGCGGAACATCTGTGACAGCAGGCTGCCGCTGGAATAGCGGGATTCTGTTTTCTGTACCTGGCCGGCAGCGAGATTGTTGAAATCGAGGTTATCGTTGATGAACGAATTGGCTTTGAGCCGGGTGGAGAACAGTTCATCGCGTTGCGCACTGTACAGGGCGGTGAAGTCCAGGCCGTGTTTATTGAAACTGGTAGCGTAGGACAGCAGGTTTTCCACGATCCACTGTTTGTTCTCTTCGTTGTACACCTCTGCGGAGCCCAGCTGGTCGCCGGCTTTGCGGCCAAAGTAATCCGCCGTGCGGGACGGCCGGTAGCCGTAAGAGCCGTTGACGCGGTATTTGAGGCCTTTCACGAAATCAGGTGCTACTTCCGCGTAACCGCTGACCGCCATGTTTTTGTTGCGGTTCAGGCCAGGGTTGTAGGTGTTCACCAACGGGCTTTGGTACAGCGTCTGCGGCGCTATCGGGTATACTTCATAATCGCCTTTGGCATTGTAGAGCGTACCATAAGGGCTCAGGGAGTTGGCATCGAAAAGTGTGGCTTTGCCGCCGTCGCTGTTGTTATTGACGAGGAACATGTTCAGGCCTGTTTTCAGCCAGGAAGTAACATTCGCGTCTATATTGGCGCGGATGCTGCTGCGGTTGAACTGGAACCCTTTAATAGTGCCTTCCTGTTTGAGGTAGGTGCCGGACACATAGTATTTTACGTTGTCGGTACCACCGGAGAGGCTCAGCTCATGGCTCTGGATATAGCCCTGCTGGCCGATTTCCTTTTGCCAGTTTACTTCCGGCACTCCGTTGGCGTAGTTCGTTTGTTCGGAGAGGTAAGGCAGGTCAGGCGCAGTAGGACGGCCAGCCTGAATATTGTACCAGTGGTTCTTGGTACGGTATTGTTCCCCGTTCATGTTCTTCATTACATTCGATTGAAATTCGGGGCCGGCATAAGCGTTATAGGAGATCACAGGTTTACCGGACTTTCCTCTTTTGGTAGTGATCATGATCACGCCGTTAGCGCCGCGGGCGCCGTAGATGGCCGTAGCGGAAACATCTTTCAGCACATCGATGGCAGCGATATCGTTCGGGTTGATGTCGTTGTAGGTACCGCCGAAAGGCACGCCGTCCAGCACGATCAGCGGCGCGTTGCTGGCGTTGATGGATTTCATGCCACGGAGATAAAATGCAGGTGAGCTGCCTGGTTTGCTGGTATTGTTCACAATGTTGATACCGGCGGCAGAGCCCTGTACAGCCTGCAGTACGTTGGTCACAGGCAGGTTTTTAAGACGTTCGGTAGGTACGGAAGAAATAGAACCGGTGACATCACTTCTTTTTTTGGTGCCATATCCTACTACCACTACTTCGTTCTGTTGTTCCACCGCCATTTTCATGGTGATGTTAAGCGTAGCGCTGGCGGAAACTGTTACTTCCTGTGGTATCATGCCCAGGTAGGAGAACTGCAATACCACCGGGCCATCGGCAGGCACGCGCAGGGCGAAGCTGCCGTCGGTGCCGGTAGAGACGCCCTGTGCAGTGCCTTTCACCCTGACAGACACGCCGGGCAGGGGGTTACCGCTTTCGTCGGTAACCTTGCCTTTGATGTCCAGCGGCGCCGCCGCTTCCATCGTGATGGAAGCCGTAGCATGGCTCGTTGTTTTAGGAGAAATAAAAATGGATTTGTTTTCAATCACATACTTCAGCGGCTGGTCTCTTAATACCAGGTCAAGAAATTCCGCTACCGGCATATTCTCTGCCGAGATAGTGACCGGGCGTGCCTTCTGCAGCACGTCCCTGCTGGCAACGATGGTGTAACCCGATTGTTGACGGATGACACCGAAGATTTTTTCCACCGGCACATTCCGGCCGGACCAGGTGATCAGCTGGGCATACCCGGCGGCACTGGCTTGCAACATCACAGCGGTAAGAAAGAAAAAAGTCAGCTTCATGACTAACAGCATTTTGGTTGGCAACCATTGACGGACACGGCTTCCCGTTGGTACAGGGGCATAGCTCGCCTGGTTGCAAAGAGCAGTTTTTTGCATAACTTTGCAGCGGTTTGGCTTGTAAAAAATGGTGTTCTGGAACACTCAACGTTTTTGCATGGCTGTAACCATCCAGCCGGAAGTGGGTCGAAGCACTTTCGGTTTTCTATTACAGGCAGACATCTGATTGATATTTGAAATTGTTGTTCACTGTTTTTTCCATAACGGCCCGCCAGCGGGCACTATTACCGGTTGATTCAGATTTAGATGTATTTTGATTGTTTACTGTTTCCCTATAATCAATGTTCTGTTCTCTAAATGGAAGGCTACGCCCGATTCCCTTAAAAAAGTTAATACGCTTGACAGATTCACATCACTGCCTATCTCGCCCACAAAAGTAATGTCAGGCGGTGTGGAAGCATAAGTTACTTCTATGTCGTACCAGCGCGCTATCATAGCGATAACGGCGGTTAGTTTTTTATCCTGAAAATTCATTACGCCGTTTCTCCAGGCCATCACAGCGGCGGTGTCCACATGGTTGTTCAGCGCAATGGTGCCGGCTTTTTTGTCAAACAACAACTGCTGGCCGGGTTTCAGCACACTGGGATGTTCCGGCAAATTCACACGGACAGCGCCCTGCAGCAGCGTGGTGCTGATGCCCGGGTCGTCCGCATAGGCGCTCACATTGAAATGTGTTCCCAGCACGGTGACGGATGTTTTATTGCTCAGCGCCACCACAAAAGGCGTTTTGCCTTTCGTTACTTCAAAATAGGCTTCTCCCGTAAGTTCCACTTTCCTTTCCGTACCGGTGAAGGCAGTGGGGAAAGTGAGGGCGCTGGCGGCGTTGAGCCATACCAGCGTACCATCGGGCAACTGCATTCTGAATTTGCGGCCTCTTGGCGTATGCAGCGTGTTGTTGACAGGTACCCCTGTTCCGGACGGCTGGTATTCCACCTGCCCGTTTTTTAATACCACCTGTGTGCCTTGTGCGGTGGTGATCAGGCCATCATCGCGATTGTCCAGCACTACCTGCTGACCGTTGGCCAGCGTAAGCACGGCGCCGTTTTTACCGGGCAGCACATCCACAGCTGCTATGGGTGCCGCCGGCGATGCATGCCGTTTATGCAGCAGCCAGTAACTGCCGGCAGCGGTGAGCAACAATACCACGGCGGCAGCGGCCGCCCAGCGGCGCATGCGGCGTATCGGACGTACACGGCCTGTATTCCCCTGCTGCAAAATACTTTGCAACACAGGCTCATACTCCGCCGGATCGTATTGCGGGTCTGCTTCGGTATGGGCATGCAGCTCATTGAGCATCGCCACCCATTCCGCATCATCAGACTGTTTCCCCAGTTCGGCAAACAACTCTTCCTCCTCTGCCGGTGTGGCCATGCCAGCGCAATACCGCTGCAACAAAAACCTGTAATACTCTTTTGCTTCCACTGTAGGTCTCCCGCTTTTACATCATCAGACGCTAAAAAAATAAAGGTGTACTACGCCGCCTGAAAAAAAATTAAAAAATTCTTAACAACATCCCTATCAGGAAGACAGGGAGACAATCACCGGTATGTTTCTCCAGATATTCCCGGATAAACTTCCGGGCGGTGACAAGCTGGTTTTTGACGGTATGCTCGGAGATGGCCAGCGCTTCGGCAATTTCCCGGCGGGACTTGCCCTCCTGCGTGTTCAGGATGAACACCTCGCGGCGCGAAGCCGGCAGCTGATCAATGGCATTCCGTATATGCAACTGTAACTCTTTGACCCGGAACCCCGAGGTCACATCTTCATTATCTTCTATATCATCATGCGTAATGGCTTCTACCCGGTACTTCTCCCGGGCAATTTTTCTGAGAGCGGAGAGGGAATAATTAGAGGCGATGGTGTACATCCAGCCGGCCGGATTGTCGATACCATCCAGCGTATGCCGCAGCTGCCATACCTTCAGGAATACCTCCTGGAGCACTTCTGTGGCGGCTTCTTCGGAACGGAGCATTT
The Chitinophaga varians genome window above contains:
- a CDS encoding RNA polymerase sigma factor, coding for MKIHEDRILFSRIAGGDEAAFRILYHRYNAVLSVSVRKMLRSEEAATEVLQEVFLKVWQLRHTLDGIDNPAGWMYTIASNYSLSALRKIAREKYRVEAITHDDIEDNEDVTSGFRVKELQLHIRNAIDQLPASRREVFILNTQEGKSRREIAEALAISEHTVKNQLVTARKFIREYLEKHTGDCLPVFLIGMLLRIF
- a CDS encoding TonB-dependent receptor, which codes for MKLTFFFLTAVMLQASAAGYAQLITWSGRNVPVEKIFGVIRQQSGYTIVASRDVLQKARPVTISAENMPVAEFLDLVLRDQPLKYVIENKSIFISPKTTSHATASITMEAAAPLDIKGKVTDESGNPLPGVSVRVKGTAQGVSTGTDGSFALRVPADGPVVLQFSYLGMIPQEVTVSASATLNITMKMAVEQQNEVVVVGYGTKKRSDVTGSISSVPTERLKNLPVTNVLQAVQGSAAGINIVNNTSKPGSSPAFYLRGMKSINASNAPLIVLDGVPFGGTYNDINPNDIAAIDVLKDVSATAIYGARGANGVIMITTKRGKSGKPVISYNAYAGPEFQSNVMKNMNGEQYRTKNHWYNIQAGRPTAPDLPYLSEQTNYANGVPEVNWQKEIGQQGYIQSHELSLSGGTDNVKYYVSGTYLKQEGTIKGFQFNRSSIRANIDANVTSWLKTGLNMFLVNNNSDGGKATLFDANSLSPYGTLYNAKGDYEVYPIAPQTLYQSPLVNTYNPGLNRNKNMAVSGYAEVAPDFVKGLKYRVNGSYGYRPSRTADYFGRKAGDQLGSAEVYNEENKQWIVENLLSYATSFNKHGLDFTALYSAQRDELFSTRLKANSFINDNLDFNNLAAGQVQKTESRYSSGSLLSQMFRANYTYDSRYLVTATIRRDGFSGFGKNNKYGVFPSVAVGWNVHNEKFMAATAPVISQLKLRASYGKSGNQAIGAYQTLTRMNTAQYIYDGVTTIGVVPDTLGNPNLKWETTKGFNVGIDFSLWNSRLSGTIEAYSTNTYDLLLSRKIPAVSGYTSVFDNIGKTANKGIEILLNSRNVQSDNFTWQTSFNISFNKNKVVSLYGDNKDDIGNNLFIGKSLLGIYDYTMIGIWQEGEDMKIDPGAKAGYIKFKDLDGNGKIDAADRSYLGSQLPKYIAGLTNTFTYKNFSLNIFIQDVHGVLRSNYILDNRDQGGTVNLPAEIPYWTSENKINTNPSLIYNNPKGYKYANDASFIRIKDVTFSYTFDKKKLERYKIGNLMMYLSGRNLGTFTKWVGWDPETAPTSATSSATRLNNGQGGGSQSSDFYPLTATIVFGVNISL
- a CDS encoding RagB/SusD family nutrient uptake outer membrane protein, whose translation is MKKSSYIYGILLAGLVITGVTSCSKHFLDEELKSKYAPDNTLVDELGFEAASTGLQSIVRNDYGNTQGLLATFYVGTDMAITGQPNAVQAPYEDYRNLNPQTGSLSTVWNWNYRVINAANNIIINAGNPKATLTDQQRAFYKAEASFFRAYAYNQLSILFGGVPIIKEPVTVPRTDYTRASEAEVIDFIISDLTFAEANLPDPASVKKQGRINKFAASQLLAEALLRANKPVEAEAAAKRIIDSKFFSLITNRYGVKASLPGDPFADMFTYGNMRRSQGNTEAIWVIEQQYNIPGGASDFDQRRREWGPFYVNVQGMKVCDSLGGRGIGRIRPTNWWTYELYEKTDMRNSPYNIRRTYYYNDPAFAKYGQQVFPTGFDTIQNMYAHTTKWYEFQPQDIQGAQSYKDRIQMRLGETYLLMAEAQLLQGRNADAAASINVIRGRAKATPVQPAEATMDYLLDERARELTAEELRRLTLIRTKKLVDRVRKYNPKVAPTIADFNIHLPIPQSEIDVNKDAVLTQNDGYQK
- a CDS encoding FecR family protein; translation: MEAKEYYRFLLQRYCAGMATPAEEEELFAELGKQSDDAEWVAMLNELHAHTEADPQYDPAEYEPVLQSILQQGNTGRVRPIRRMRRWAAAAAVVLLLTAAGSYWLLHKRHASPAAPIAAVDVLPGKNGAVLTLANGQQVVLDNRDDGLITTAQGTQVVLKNGQVEYQPSGTGVPVNNTLHTPRGRKFRMQLPDGTLVWLNAASALTFPTAFTGTERKVELTGEAYFEVTKGKTPFVVALSNKTSVTVLGTHFNVSAYADDPGISTTLLQGAVRVNLPEHPSVLKPGQQLLFDKKAGTIALNNHVDTAAVMAWRNGVMNFQDKKLTAVIAMIARWYDIEVTYASTPPDITFVGEIGSDVNLSSVLTFLRESGVAFHLENRTLIIGKQ